In Glycine max cultivar Williams 82 chromosome 7, Glycine_max_v4.0, whole genome shotgun sequence, a single window of DNA contains:
- the LOC100797860 gene encoding lysine-specific demethylase JMJ25 has protein sequence MEVAVPRQQQPKNQHNEDKIEFSRYSKHSRTVQRKADKIPEYGHNKQELKGEETMRCLKKNNAVGLETTITQGEQVNQPTKDKILKSSKSLGTTKTRKVEEIYKCDDTKLKLCKKGHETQKLTVSNKKRKFEGDLLNDDFEDVLKSRTRRRRMNDVMDVGQNPRKCHQCMKKKRTFCVSCTKCPKMYCMRCVNKWYPDMSVEEIASSCPFCRKNCNCNVCLCSRGMIKTSNRDISDYEKAQYLQYMINLLLPFLKQICHEQSQEDQIEAKLLGKSSFEIEIPQSLCGDVERVYCDHCATSIIDFHRSCPYCSYELCLSCCQEIRDGSITPRAELKFPYVNRGYDYMHGGDPLPVPCDLETLEGHIEPSTVWNAKSDGSISCAPKELGGCGSAVLELRRILPDGWISDLEAKARNMLKIWEIEHTTLQQKEAVSSFTFLRKEAIREGINDNNIYYPESSNTQKEGLLLFQKHWANGEPIIVRDVLKQGTGLSWEPMVMWRALCENMVSEISSKMSEVKAIDCLANCEVEIDTHTFFKGYIEGRTYRDLWPEMLKLKDWPPSDKFEDLLPRHCDEFIRSLPFQEYSDPRAGILNLAVKLPAHVLKPDMGPKTYIAYGIKEELGRGDSVTKLHCDMSDAVNILAHTAEVILTDEQHFIISKLKEAHKAQDEREQCAEERVADSLDDQPCKDNKEHIENKEVFEAKSMKKQPIEINENIFPNNVLEGFTSPAIENESMETGSALWDIFRREDSEKLETYLRKHSKEFRHTYCSPVEQVVHPIHDQCFYLTLEHKKKLKEEFGVEPWTFEQKLGEAVFIPAGCPHQVRNLKSCIKVAVDFVSPENIRECLRLTNEFRQLPKNHKAREDKLEIKKMIVYAVDQAVKDLKDLLKCS, from the exons ATGGAGGTTGCAGTCCCCAGACAACAACAGCCAAAAAATCAGCACAATGAGGATAAGATAGAGTTCTCAAGATACTCAAAACATTCCAGAACTGTTCAGAGGAAAGCTGACAAAATCCCTGAGTATGGTCACAATAAACAAGAACTAAAAGGGGAAGAAACTATGAGatgtttaaagaaaaataacgcTGTAGGATTGGAGACTACAATTACACAAGGAGAACAAGTAAATCAGCCTACTAAGGACAAAATCCTAAAAAGCTCGAAAAGTCTTGGAACTACAAAGACGAGAAAGGTTGAAGAAATTTATAAGTGTGATGATACAAAACTGAAGTTATGCAAGAAAGGACATGAGACACAGAAGCTTACTGTCTCaaacaagaaaaggaaatttgaaGGTGATCTCTTGAATGACGATTTTGAAGATGTTTTAAAGTCAAGGACcaggagaagaagaatgaatgaTGTGATG GATGTTGGACAAAATCCCCGAAAATGTCATcagtgcatgaaaaagaagagaacatttTGTGTGTCTTGTACTAAATGCCCAAAAATGTACTGTATGCGATGTGTCAATAAATG GTACCCTGATATGTCAGTAGAAGAAATTGCTTCAAGTTGTCCATTTTGCCggaaaaattgcaattgcaATGTTTGCTTGTGTTCAAGAGGGATGATTAAG ACATCTAACAGGGACATCAGTGATTATGAAAAAGCTCAGTATCTGCAATATATGATTAACTTACTCCTACCATTTTTGAAACAAATTTGTCATGAACAAAGTCAAGAGGATCAGATTGAAGCTAAATTACTAG GAAAATCTTCTTTTGAGATTGAGATACCCCAAAGTCTTTGTGGTGATGTTGAACGTGTCTATTG TGACCATTGTGCTACTTCAATTATTGACTTTCATAGAAGCTGCCCCTATTGTTCCTATGAACTCTGCCTTAGTTGTTGCCAAGAAATACGTGATGGAAGCATTACACCCCGGGCTGAGCTGAAGTTCCCATATGTAAATAGGGGCTATGATTATATGCATGGTGGGGACCCTCTACCTGTGCCTTGTGATTTAGAGACATTAGAAGGTCATATTGAGCCGTCTACTGTGTGGAATGCTAAGAGTGATGGAAGCATTAGTTGTGCGCCAAAGGAGTTGGGGGGTTGCGGTAGTGCTGTATTGGAGCTGAGACGCATCCTCCCAGATGGGTGGATATCTGACTTGGAAGCCAAAGCTCGCAATATGCTGAAAATTTGGGAAATTGAGCACACAACTCTTCAGCAAAAAGAAGCAGTATCAAGCTTCACCTTTTTGAGAAAGGAAGCTATTAGAGAAGGCATAAATGACAATAACATATACTATCCAGAGTCAAGTAACACTCAAAAAGAAGGGCTGCTGCTTTTCCAAAAGCATTGGGCTAATGGTGAACCAATTATAGTCCGTGATGTCCTTAAACAGGGAACAGGTCTGAGCTGGGAGCCAATGGTAATGTGGCGAGCATTATGTGAAAATATGGTTTCAGAAATCAGTTCAAAAATGTCAGAAGTGAAAGCCATCGATTGCCTAGCTAATTGTGAG GTAGAAATTGATACTCACACGTTCTTTAAAGGTTATATAGAGGGAAGAACATACAGAGATCTCTGGCCAGAGATGCTCAAGCTAAAAGACTGGCCCCCCTCCGATAAGTTTGAAGATCTTTTGCCCCGCCATTGTGATGAGTTTATTCGCTCCTTGCCATTTCAAGAGTACAGCGATCCTCGGGCTGGAATTCTCAATCTTGCTGTGAAGTTGCCAGCGCATGTCCTAAAACCTGACATGGGTCCAAAAACATATATTGCGTATGGGATTAAAGAAGAGCTTGGTAGAGGTGACTCTGTAACAAAGCTTCACTGTGATATGTCAGATGCG GTGAATATTTTGGCCCATACAGCTGAGGTGATATTAACTGATGAACAACACTTTATTATATCAAAGTTGAAAGAAGCACACAAGGCACAAGATGAGAGAGAACAGTGTGCCGAAGAGAGGGTTGCTGACAGCCTGGATGATCAACCTTGCAAAGACAACAAAGAACATATAGAAAATAAGGAAGTTTTTGAAGCCAAAAGCATGAAGAAACAACCTATTGAAATCAATGAAAATATCTTTCCAAATAATGTTCTTGAGGGGTTCACTTCTCCTGCTATAGAGAATGAATCAATGGAAACTGGTAGTGCCCTCTGGGATATCTTTCGGAGAGAGGATTCTGAAAAGTTAGAAACATATCTTAGAAAACACTCCAAAGAATTTAGGCATACTTACTGTTCTCCAGTTGAACag GTCGTACATCCAATTCATGaccaatgtttttatttgacATTGGAGCATAAGAAGAAGCTGAAGGAGGAGTTTG GTGTAGAACCATGGACTTTTGAACAGAAACTTGGGGAGGCAGTATTTATTCCTGCTGGATGCCCGCATCAAGTCAGGAATCTCAAG TCATGCATAAAAGTTGCTGTAGACTTTGTGTCCCCAGAAAATATCCGTGAGTGTCTACGTTTAACTAATGAGTTCCGCCAGCTTCCCAAGAACCACAAGGCTAGAGAAGATAAGCTTGAG ATAAAGAAGATGATAGTTTATGCCGTTGATCAAGCTGTCAAAGACTTGAAAGATTTactgaagtgttcttga